One window of the Salvia miltiorrhiza cultivar Shanhuang (shh) chromosome 6, IMPLAD_Smil_shh, whole genome shotgun sequence genome contains the following:
- the LOC130989303 gene encoding BOI-related E3 ubiquitin-protein ligase 1-like — MAIQAQISSGLVFGGCQDLLTENAYGLNNLCFNQSITNPISKPQHHELLQIISAQFENQRIEIDHYINTQNERLRMAVQEQRRQQTALLIKRCESRIQCLLKQRDEEIWRAARRNAELEECVRKMEMERQTWQRFAQENEALAASLSGTIQRVRAAAAEEEDAASWCVEREGGESRKMVCRCCNSRKSSVIMLPCRHLCSCRDCDAFLDCCPLCNVAKKASLEALL; from the exons atggcgaTTCAAGCGCAGATAAGTTCAGGCTTGGTGTTTGGCGGGTGTCAAGATCTGCTCACAGAGAATGCTTACGGATTAAACAATCTCTGCTTCAATCAATCGATCACGAATCCAATTTCAAAGCCACAGCATCACGAATTGCTGCAGataatctcagctcaattcgaGAATCAGAGAATCGAGATTGATCACTACATCAATACTCag AACGAGAGATTGAGAATGGCGGTGCAGGAGCAGCGGCGGCAGCAGACGGCGCTGCTGATCAAGAGATGCGAATCAAGGATTCAGTGTCTGCTGAAACAGAGAGACGAGGAAATCTGGAGAGCGGCGAGGAGGAACGCGGAGCTGGAAGAGTGCGTGAGGAAGATGGAGATGGAGCGGCAGACGTGGCAGAGATTCGCGCAGGAGAACGAGGCGCTGGCGGCGTCGCTGAGCGGTACGATCCAGCGggtgagggcggcggcggcggaggaggaggacgCGGCGTCGTGGTGTGTGGAGAGGGAGGGGGGAGAATCGAGGAAGATGGTTTGCAGGTGCTGCAATTCTAGGAAATCGAGCGTCATAATGCTGCCGTGCAGACATCTCTGCTCATGCAGAGATTGCGATGCGTTTCTTGATTGCTGCCCTCTCTGTAATGTCGCCAAGAAGGCCAGTTTGGAAGCCTTGCTTTGA